A portion of the Parasteatoda tepidariorum isolate YZ-2023 chromosome 5, CAS_Ptep_4.0, whole genome shotgun sequence genome contains these proteins:
- the LOC107451304 gene encoding uncharacterized protein, with protein MRTSVHLIFTFVQISLGFTLDPYDFSKSYFCSTCFTNNQDQNYHCCFYFFKCCGEARRGSKSTTPRPHYPAIPTQIAYFVRDESGVICSKNCQSDAVSTVPCCPSNSDSQKDALSFGGPTVNYLRAEQEFDGYVEADTMVKSPNEEDDELSEAFTKHWSTPEKLVTTDKQTHLALDANSRPSNLDPRHSDFSKKLFIPPSLASGHESLDSTSQSSKKLGWITKDLLKLANGENDS; from the coding sequence atgagaacttCTGTTCACCTCATTTTCACTTTTGTTCAAATCTCGCTCGGATTCACCTTAGATCCTTACGACTTCAGCAAGTCTTATTTCTGCTCTACCTGCTTCACCAACAACCAAGACCAAAATTACCATTGCTGCTTTTACTTCTTTAAATGCTGCGGAGAAGCAAGACGAGGTTCCAAATCCACTACACCTAGGCCACACTATCCAGCCATCCCAACACAAATAGCTTACTTTGTCCGAGATGAATCAGGTGTTATATGCTCGAAAAACTGCCAAAGCGACGCTGTATCAACCGTCCCGTGTTGTCCATCAAATAGCGATTCACAAAAAGATGCGCTTTCCTTTGGTGGCCCGACTGTGAACTACTTGAGGGCAGAACAGGAGTTTGATGGTTACGTTGAGGCTGACACCATGGTCAAGAGTCCGAATGAAGAGGACGACGAGCTGTCCGAAGCTTTTACGAAACATTGGTCGACTCCTGAGAAACTGGTGACAACAGACAAGCAAACGCACTTAGCTTTGGACGCCAATTCAAGACCATCCAACTTAGACCCAAGACATAGCGACTTTAGCAAAAAGTTGTTCATACCACCATCGCTGGCATCAGGACACGAGTCGCTAGATTCTACATCTCAGAGTTCAAAGAAACTGGGCTGGATAACGAAAGATCTTTTGAAATTGGCGAATGGTGAAAATGacagttaa